AGGGCCACGAAGCTAGCTCAGGGTGAGAACCCCCACGCAGAACCCAAGGCAGAGGCAGTTTCAGCAGGAGCAAAGAGATCTCGGTGCCCCCAGCGCAGCCGTGCCTGGGGGGATGGTGCTGCCTGGGTGGGGCACTGCACCCGGCCCAGCTGGCCTCTAAAAAAAATGCACCAACAATGTATTttgtgtgcctttttttttaacatcttgaAATTTTTCCTCCCCCAGCCTGAACTATTTTGGTTTATGTTGTTTGTTGCTGgctcttccctttctccttctgcGCTCTCTCCGTGCATCgcctttttcctccccaaaataaatgctgttatgctctgaaaaaatagccaattaggaagaaaaaagaaaaatgctttgagCAGAAAAAGACTGTGCCTCAGAGTATCCAGGTCATCTCCATTGGCTTCATTTGCTCACGCACGGAGGGAGTATACAATTCTTCTGTCAACCAGATGCACATTTTGTAGTGCTCCCAATGACTTTACGGGGTACAGTGCTGTGGAGGATTAGTCTATTTAGCCATATAAAGCTCTCATTAACTCCTGCTGAGTTCGACAAAAGTCTTTCTTGTGTAAAAGCCGAATAAAACAGAGTAAAGATTTTTGGGCTTTGgcctattccttttttttttttctgaaaaagcaaaaagcccTGCATATCTCAGGCGTTTTCCTTCCGTGAAACACTGCGCTTCACGTGAAATAGCATCACAGGGGAAGGCACGAGCTAGAGCAGCGCTTCTCACGGTAAGATGTAAccgagaaagaaagagaggttTGACATGAAATAATGGTGGCACTTTACatcaaagcaaaatttaaaataattaacctGCTGACAGTTCAGTGCGATTTCCAGCGATTGCGTTTATCCACGAGGAGCGCAGTGAAGCGGGCTGCCTGTCGTTCCCAGCCGCGCCGGGGGCTTCgccaggggaaggagcagcGCGGGCGCATCCCGCGCGGCGGGCGCACACCCAGCCCTCCCCGCGCCCGGGGAATCGCTGCTCCTTTTGAGTCACAGCGACCTGATTAATAAGAAGTGGGTTACACACGCCGAAGCGAGCGTTCGTGCGCTCTCCCTCACTAACTCATTGACTGGttagcgccgccgccgcctgccgTGGGCTCGCACGAGGCGAGATCGCATCCGGCGCTCGGTGCCGGCGCGGCACGGCTGCTGCTCGTGCCAGTGGGTTCCCGAGCTCTGTGCAATCAAATGCAGGCTGCGGTGCACACACAtgtcctccacctcctcccgcCTCACCTGAGCCTTTTGCGCACCTCAAACCCCTGAAATGAGGGATGGAAACGTCCCCTGGGCCAGCTCGATGGCTGCTCAGTGTTGGGGATGGAAGGACGTCCATCCATggctgctctccctgctgcagctgtgccttTTGCGTAACTCTCAGGATCTGAGCCGTCCCGCTTTGGCAGTGAGAAGGGGAGCGGGTGCCTGGGGCATCCTGCATTGCTGTTGGGGGAGTGCTGCCTCGCAGTGctgatggggctgggggatgtCACCAGGTTGGAcgtggctgggctgcagggttTCACTCCCCACCTTGGGAAGGGGGTCGCGGAAAGCCGTCCGTTGTGCCCGCCGTGCTCTTCCTCTCTCTAACACGCTCCACTGTCTGTCTGCAGGTCAGGTTGCCCGCTAGGAAGCCATGCTTGGATGTTGATAGCCATGTTCCACCTCGCCATGGACCTCGCCAGCTGTGAGCCCGTCGGGGTCCGGCTCTCACCGCGGCCGGCGCACCGGCACAGACTGCCCCGCGGCGCGCTGTGGGGCATGGGCGGCACCGAGGAGCCGCGGCGCCCCGTCCCCCCCTGGCCCTGCGCCCCCCGCTCCCGCCGGCCACCCCCCGTCCCCCTTCCCCGCGCCAGGAGGCAGCTGCGGGGCCGCGGCTTCGCCCCCCGGGACGGGCGGCCCACGGCGCTGCCCGAGGTCATCGTTTGGGGCCCCACGGGCGAGGAGGACTCCCTGGAGAGCAGCACGCTGCCCGGCGCCTTCACCACCaccgccgccaccaccaccgccgccaccaccaccaccaccgctgCCACCACCGTCgccgccaccaccgccgccgccgcgccgccccccagcagcccggcTCCCACGCCCGGTGGCGAGGTGCCCCGAGGCAGCCCCGGCCGCCCCAGCACCGCCGAGCCGGCCGCCGGCCACAGCAGCGGTGGCAAGGACGCCCGCCCACCCCGCGGCCTGGGAGACACCTCAGGTACTGTCCGGGGACCGAGCACAGCGCCTGCTGTTCCATGGGGAGGGGTGTGCTGTGTTGTGCCACAGTGCCGGGGGATGCCTGACCACGGAGAGGGATCAACAGTGTTCTCTGGCTGATTGGGGTGGTTTTTCTGGCCATTTGGGGTGGTTTGTCTGGCCACTTGGGGTGATTTGTCCATCTGTCCTGGCTCCTCTGCATGTGCCAGAGGCTTGGGGTGCATCACGGCTTGGGTGCTGCGCTCTGCTCTGGATCCATCCTGAAACAGCCCTGGGTAGCGGAGGCAATGCTGGGGTCTGGATGCAGTGCTGAGCGGCACGACCGAGCCCTGGTGCATGGCAAAATCTCACAGGGGATGGATGGCAGATCCAGAGCCAGGGGATCCTGGCACAGGGGTATCGTGGCACGGGCTGCCAGTGCGGAAACGCCGCCCAACTCCGAGATGAGCGATTTCAAATGAGCGCTCGGGAAACAAATGGAAGCTCTGATTCATCACTTTTATCTGAGACATTTTCTAGCAGCTTGCTGTATTCTTCCTATTATCAGTACACATCCACAAACCATCTTCCGTAATCAAATTTAGTGCAGCACTCAGTTACTGTAATGCGTTCCACCAGCACTATTTGCTGCACGGACATGGATGAGGAAGCAGGTtcccatttatttcaaattatattTGTTATTACCAGTATTAAACTGTGGGATACTGTTGTACAGTTTACAGAATATATTCACTGTGCATTGACCGCTTTTAGCCCACGGTGATTTTCTAGTCAAAACGAAAAGGAATTTTACGATCTGATCGTAATCCTGATGAATTTATCTAGCACGCCCTGCttgggagaaaggggaaaaccAACCAGAATGATGTTCCTAACCTGAAGTTATTTGTGGTGGCGAAAAATCGCCCAACCCACACGCATCTTTTTgctaataaatgaataaataagtaGAGTTAGAATCAGCTGGATGAATTAGCTGGGGAGCATCGATAATTCCCAGCACAAACCACCGGCAGCCTGAGGTCCCTGGCGGGATGCTGAGCCTCACGGCCCCATGCTGCGGCATCGCCCGGCCCCAGTCACAGCCTCCAGCACGGCCCCGGTGAGTGGGGAGCTCCCTGGGGGCTCCCACTGCCGCTCTGAGCTCCCATCGGGGCTTTTCCAGGATCAGAGCTTTTGTTAATGATCTTTCCCCAGAGTGGTGGATACAATAAACTCCTTTCCCGGGCTAAGGGACCTTCTTATCTCAGCCTATCCGCCCTAAATTGAAAAGTGCCTGAGCTCCGAATTTGCTTTTGTTGCCATTATCCATGCTAAGCACCCAGCGAGGTCTTGGAGGTGAGCGCAGAGCCCTTTCTTGCTGTACATCAAATCCCAGCGAGGAGGCTGCTTCGTCAGAGCGAGCAGCCCTGGTGAGCTCCTCGGGGGGAAGGCTCCGGCACCAGGCACCAAGGCTCAGGATGAGGAAGAAACTCCTGTGCTGCGGCTGCGTGCAAGAAGACGACCAAAATCTCCACCAGgactgctgctggggcagggaggacaCCAAGGAAAAAGGCATTTAACCTCTTAAAGCCTGTACTGCTGCCCCAtggccagcctggctgcagggTGATGGCTCCTGCCAGGATCCCGCTGCTCCATGCTTCCCTTTGAGCACGAAAtggcaggagggagctgcaggaggttGGGAGCAGCGTGTCGGCAGAACCAGGGTCCCACTTGGCCCTTCACCGTGGCAGGGAAgtggccagcagcaccctgAAGCACTGGCCACGGTGCTTGCGGCGCGCACGTGGAAGCCCATGCGTCGTGCGAGCCCTGCTCCTCTCCGTTACATAAGCTCTGGCGGCTGGAAGTGTTTGTTCTCTGCCTGGAAAAACATATGGCTACAAATTAGGATTAGGTAACTTGTTTGTACTCTTGATGTGCCTCAGTGAACATCACAAATCGCCGTCCTGCAGCCCAGAGCAGTGGCACCACCGGCGGTACGGGAAGGCGAGGTGCGGAGGCACCGCGCTCGGAGGCTGCGGGGCTTCAGCCTCCCCGGGGCCAGCACCTTCAGAGGGGCTCccaccagctcccagcccaccagcagcaccctcGCTGCTGTCCTGTGTGGTTTCGTATGCAGTCAGAGCGGATCAGCTGCCGTGGCACTGGTGGAAGCACTGCTTTtccccctgctgccctccctgtGCGCACCCACAGGGAGCCGCCACGCTCTGGGGGACAAaagctttctccttcccttggTGTGGGATGACGGCTGAGGAGGGGGACGTGAGTCAACAAAGTGACTGGGAGGGGAATGTTAATTCTCTCCAGAAATGATTTTAGATGGTAGGAGAAGCCATCACTCACATGGGCACAGCCATCGGATGTGGTGGGGACCTGCACGCTCGGCTCCCATCACAGCACCGCTTCCCACACTTCAGCAAACGTAGTGGTATTTGGTTAGGCAAGCAATTACAGCAATCCTGCTCAGGTTTTCCTCTCGCCCCACTCCTTCTTGgttaagaagagagaaaaaaataataagaaacaaTCTTTATGTGACTCACCGGCAGAAAAACAAGCCTAAAAATTTCAGTGGAATAGCAAAAATCCTGCTTAGGAGGAGAAAAGATAGACAAGTGATTGCTGCTGGtgtccaaaaaagaaaaaagggaggtAAAGCGCGGCTCTGTTTGTGGTGGGTGTTATCGTGCaagatttttttgctgttttttgtagCAAGTAAACTGAAAATCAGGTGTGTTTATCCCTGTGCCACCTATGTCTGCTCAGCGCCTGGCAAGAGTGCTGATGGCAGTCAGATGGGGACTCAATATGTTCACCCATGCGTAGTTTATGCTTAtggttttcaaaaatgtgcttccTTTTTCGGGGGCTGTCATATTCATTTTACGACGGAGCATGTAAGGAGCgaaataattaaaattccaTCGTGCTGCGGGAGGCAAAGGTTGTAACAGAGCTTTTGTCGCCGCGGCGGCGCGGTGCTGTCTGCGGGCTGCTGGCCTCCGCAGGAGCGAGGATCTGCTCTTCCTACTGGCTcagccaaaaaaagaaaaggaaaagcgtGAATCAGGGGCTGTCAAAGTTTAAGCATGAATTGCGCTCGCGGAGTTGTCTGAGGCCTTCCTTTCGGTATTATTAGAATAAAGCCatctttaattaaacctttaaGTGCTTTATAAGGCAGGAGGCTTTATGTGCCGTCTGCTGCTCTTAATGGCTGTTTGATGGCCGCTGCGCCCTGAATTTGGCACCGTGCGCTGCGCGTGGCGTGCTCTTGGTGTTGGTGCCAGTGGGCACCCCCTGGGGCATGGATGGGGTCGTGGGGTGGCGTGGGGCTGCGTGGGCATCCAGAGCACCAGCAGTGGCACTGAGCTGgcggctgcccccagcaccccctcccTGCACGCTGCTGGGAGCGCAGCGTGGATAAATGATGGCGCGGAGACGGGCGCCTCCCTGCAGGGAGGTGACCCTGCCTTCAAACAGAGGGGACGGGAGAGGGGGCGCTGGATGCGATGAGATAGCGCGTGCGAAAGGCTTCAAAGGAAttaattaaagataaaatgcgtttaaaagaaaaccctgggcggccgggggggagctgctgctttgatCCGCCTGCAAAGGTGTCAGGAGCTGCCGCAGGCTCGGCCCTGCGGGGGCAGCGAtggaggggctggggtggggggcgttTGCTGAGCGAGCACCCGCAGGTGGTGTGCCCGTGTCCCCTGGTCCTGGCCCTGCCCCACCGGGTCACTGGGAGACAGAGCCAGCACGGGCTGGGatgtgctggggggggctgcaTCCCTGCCCCTCTCCTGGCCTTGcatttggggatggggactcTGGCAAGGATGGGCTTCTCCTCCCTTCCCGTCCTGAGGACTGGATGGGAAACCCATCAATTCCGCAGGATTATCAAGCTTTCAACTGAAATTTCTTCTCTAAACCTAAAATAGCTTCTGCTGAGCTGGAGGCAAGGGGCGTTTTGTTGGGCAGCCCGACCACCACTCCTGCAGGAGGACTCATCGGGGCTGGTGCCCAGCGgcggggctgggcagtgccatggaaagagaaaaatcaggaaaatcCATCTCTTCCCCTGTTACCGCAGAGGAACGGTTGATGTGTGTCCCCCCCAGCAGCGTGAGCAGGGCCACCGTGTCCCCACCAGCCTGGGGTCTGTGTCTCCTTGCTGGCACAGCCGGGGGCCCACGGTGCCGCACCAAGGGGCACCGGCGAGGCACAAGAGACGGGGCTGGTGCTTGTCCTGCAAGGTTTCCTAAGGAGGCTTCTTAAGGCCGGGCATCAGCTGCACAACAGCTCGGTTTTCCTTAAGGGTGGaggacctgaaaaaaaaagctgagccTTCTCTGACGAGGGAGAAGGGGCTGCTGTTTTCCCCGGGATTAGCAGATGTTGGGCGTGCTCGTGTGCCTTCCCCCACGTGTGGCTAAATGAGCCAGAAACGCTCCTCTCCTGctctcagaaatatttattgcttGGTGATACTGGCTGTAACACCTGAGCAGATAAGTCCCCGTGTCTTTAGCGTAAGCCTCCAGGATCTTCTTTCTTGGCACGAGCATTtccgagcagcagcaggatgttcTGCTCCTTTCCACGGTCCCACTCAAAACGCCAGGAGGTCTCCAGGAGCCGTAGCTTTTGGTTGCTGAAGAGCCGCGCTTTAGCTCGGGGATTATTGGTGCTCCCTCGGCAGGGTTTCGGAGCTGATGGGGGTGGTTTCGCAGCCCTGGCCCCGGGggctccccagcagggctgggggcgcagCGCAGCATCCCCGGGACAGCCccggctctgctctgctctgcgaGGGGCTGAGGTGTCAGCAGGAGCCGAGCCAAGGACATTTCCCAGCACACCGGGTCAGCCCTCTCGTTTATCggagattatttttcttaaaagctaTTAAGCAGCACCGTGGGTAGAATTATGGCAAAATCACGCTGATCCCCACTGGGAAAAGGCTATTTGTGGCTGCCATTGCTACGGAACGGTCACGCCACTCTCCCCGTTGAATTTTTCTATCCAAAGGCATTTTTCCAGGCTAGATGAGACTTCTGGGGATCAGGAGCAGCAC
The DNA window shown above is from Anas platyrhynchos isolate ZD024472 breed Pekin duck chromosome 22, IASCAAS_PekinDuck_T2T, whole genome shotgun sequence and carries:
- the AJAP1 gene encoding adherens junction-associated protein 1 produces the protein MWIRRLPGSRSGCPLGSHAWMLIAMFHLAMDLASCEPVGVRLSPRPAHRHRLPRGALWGMGGTEEPRRPVPPWPCAPRSRRPPPVPLPRARRQLRGRGFAPRDGRPTALPEVIVWGPTGEEDSLESSTLPGAFTTTAATTTAATTTTTAATTVAATTAAAAPPPSSPAPTPGGEVPRGSPGRPSTAEPAAGHSSGGKDARPPRGLGDTSGLAVHQIITITVSLIMVIAALITTLVLKNCCAQSGTTRRNSHQRKINQQEESCQNLTDFTPARVPSSLDIFTAYNETLQCSHECVRTPVPVYTEEALHSPGDYKATYNGNRPSSSDRHLIPVAFVSEKWFEISC